ACTCCGCGCCCGTGCCCGGATTGGAGCCGCTCGTCATCCGGTACACGGCGTCCATCAGCACGCCCTCGCTGGCCCAGATGGTCCGCGTCAGCCACAGCGTCATCCCCAGCAGCAGCACGGTGAAGACGCCGAAGCCCGCCGCCGCCCGCAGGCCCGAGCGTGTGAGCCCTCCCTCCAGGAAGGCCACCAGCAGCACGCTCAGCACCAGCCCGCCCAGCACCCACTCCACCGCCTGCATCTCGCGCACACGCAGGCTGAGCGCCACCAGCAGGCCCGCGTACGTCCACGCGAAGTACCGGTTGCGGCCCAGCCCGCACAGCACCGACAGCCCCACCAGCGCGCCGCACAGCGGACCGAAGATGTTGGGCGGAAAGGGCGCCGTCGGGGGCTCGCTCACCCAGAGCATCCCCGCTCCCGCCCCCAGCCCCAGCGCTCCCGCGAGCAGCAGCCGCGCCGGCGAGTAGTCCACCCGCACGCCCGTGAGCCCCGCCCACAGCAGGCCCACCATCACCGGCGCGCACAGCAACCACCGGCCGTGCGCCACCGCGTGCACCACCAGGGCCGCGAACACCGGCGTCAGCTCGACGAGCCGCCCGTACCTCGAGACGTTGTGCTCCGAGGGCTCGCTCATGCCACCGCCACCACCTCTTCCGGCGCCAGCCCCACCGGTGCCCGGTCCGGCCTCACCGAGAGCACCCGCACCGCCACCCCGTGCGCCTTGAGCTTCTCCACCAGCGCCGCCCGCGACGGCTCCCAGTCCATCACCACGAAGATGACCGCCGACAGGTGGCTCGCCTCGGGCAGCAGCGCCGCCTCCAGCGCCTCCACGTCCAACCGCTCCCCCGACTCGATGGCCGCCAGGATTTCGAGGATGTGCTCGAAGTGCGCCAGTGCCCGGCCCGCCTGGAAGTGGAACACCTCGGGGCCCGCGGCGAACAGGTCGATGATGTACTCCTGGCGCGCCAGCACGTCCGCCATGCCCGCCGCCAGCGACAGCGCCTTCTCCAGCAGCTCATCCTCCTTCGCCGAGCGCGACTGCACGTCCAGCACCATCGCCAGCCGGACGAAGAACTCCTCCTGGAACTCCTTCACCACCAGCCGGCCCGTGCGCGCGAAGGACGGCCAGTGGATGTCCCGGGTGCGGTCCCCGTCATGCCAGTCGCGCGTGCCGAAGAACTCCGTGGACTCGCCCACCTGCGAGGCCACCGAGATGCCTCCGGGCTGGTAGTTGCGTCCGTGCGGCACCTCCAGCGACTCGAGCGGGGTGAAGCGCGGGTACACCAGCACCCGGTCCTTCGCGGGCGAGCGCCTCGGCCACTTCACCAGCGCCGAGGGGAAGAGGCTCGCGGCCTGGAGCGCCCCCAGCTCGTAGACCCCGCGGGTGGTGCACTTGAGGCGCAGCGTCACCTCGGTGCGCTCCCCGGGCGCCAGGGTGTCGATGACCGGGGGCTCTCCCACGCGACGGAGCTCGGAGGGCAGCAGGCGCTCCTCCACCACGAGGTGGCGCACCGGGCGCCGGCCCGTGTTCTCCACTCGCACGCGGTAGGTGAGCGTGTCCCCGGCGGACACGGGAGGCGGAAAGAGGCGCGTGAGCGAGACACGTGGCCGGAAGGGCAGGCCCACCACGGCCGCGGCGGCCAGCGCGCACACGGTGAAGGAGAAGAAGAGG
The sequence above is drawn from the Archangium gephyra genome and encodes:
- a CDS encoding DUF58 domain-containing protein, with amino-acid sequence MARRRRWSFLMPPEDHGFIRFLQDRYHGLLTPVGRVVMWSALAAGFLLLGGLVAPLILFFSFTVCALAAAAVVGLPFRPRVSLTRLFPPPVSAGDTLTYRVRVENTGRRPVRHLVVEERLLPSELRRVGEPPVIDTLAPGERTEVTLRLKCTTRGVYELGALQAASLFPSALVKWPRRSPAKDRVLVYPRFTPLESLEVPHGRNYQPGGISVASQVGESTEFFGTRDWHDGDRTRDIHWPSFARTGRLVVKEFQEEFFVRLAMVLDVQSRSAKEDELLEKALSLAAGMADVLARQEYIIDLFAAGPEVFHFQAGRALAHFEHILEILAAIESGERLDVEALEAALLPEASHLSAVIFVVMDWEPSRAALVEKLKAHGVAVRVLSVRPDRAPVGLAPEEVVAVA